The following proteins are encoded in a genomic region of Microtus ochrogaster isolate Prairie Vole_2 chromosome 5, MicOch1.0, whole genome shotgun sequence:
- the LOC106143776 gene encoding zinc finger and BTB domain-containing protein 16 produces MAVFCLLCGKRFQAQSALQQHMEVHAGVRSYICSECNRTFPSHTALKRHLRSHTGDHPYECEFCGSCFRDESTLKSHKRIHTGEKPYECNGCGKKFSLKHQLETHYRVHTGEKPFECKLCHQRSRDYSAMIKHLRTHNGASPYQCTICTEYCPSLSSMQKHMKGHKPEEIPPDWRIEKTYLYLCYV; encoded by the exons ATGgctgttttctgtctcctgtgtggGAAGCGCTTCCAGGCCCAGAGCGCGCTCCAGCAGCACATGGAGGTCCACGCGGGCGTGCGCAGCTATATCTGCAGCGAGTGCAACCGCACCTTTCCCAGCCACACAGCTCTCAAGCGCCACCTTCGCTCACACACAG GTGACCACCCATACGAGTGTGAGTTCTGTGGCAGCTGCTTCCGGGATGAGAGCACACTCAAGAGCCACAAGCGCATCCACACCGGGGAGAAGCCCTATGAGTGCAATGGCTGCGGCAAGAAATTCAGCCTCAAGCACCAGTTGGAAACGCACTACAGGGTTCACACAG GTGAGAAGCCCTTCGAGTGCAAACTCTGCCACCAGCGCTCCCGAGACTACTCGGCCATGATCAAGCACCTGAGAACGCACAACGGCGCCTCGCCCTACCAGTGCACCATCTGCACGGAGTActgccccagcctctcctccATGCAGAAGCACATGAAAGGCCACAAGCCGGAGGAGATCCCCCCCGACTGGAGGATAGAGAAGACGTACCTCTACCTGTGTTATGTGTGA